A single window of Gossypium arboreum isolate Shixiya-1 chromosome 13, ASM2569848v2, whole genome shotgun sequence DNA harbors:
- the LOC108487933 gene encoding transcription factor PRE6-like encodes MSGRRSGSGVSSISDDQITHLVSKLQQLIPELCARRSHKASASKVLQETCDYIRNLHKEVEDLSDRLSQLLASIDTDKDQAAIVRSLLM; translated from the exons ATGTCAGGCAGAAGATCAGGTTCAGGTGTTTCCAGCATCAGCGATGATCAAATCACCCATCTTGTATCCAAATTGCAACAGCTTATCCCTGAGCTTTGTGCAAGGCGCTCCCACAAG GCATCAGCTTCCAAGGTCTTACAAGAGACTTGCGATTATATAAGAAACTTACACAAAGAGGTAGAGGACCTAAGCGACCGCTTATCCCAGCTGTTAGCTTCCATAGACACTGATAAAGACCAAGCAGCCATTGTCAGGAGTTTACTTATGTAA